CCGTCTTCGCGGTGGTCGCGGGGCAGGCGCTGCCGCTCTTCCAGGGGGCCGCGGGCGAGGCGCAGATCCGCCAGACCCTCGATCAGCTGGTGCAGGTCGCCGAGCAGCGCTTCGGTCTGACCGGCCTGACCGTCGACCCCGACGCCGAGCCCGGCGACCGCGGTGCCGAGGCCGTGGAGGAGACCCCGGCCGGTCCGTACGACGGGCTCCTCGAAGCCGCCGTCCAGGCGCTGGACGCGGGGGACTTCGGCGGCGCGGTGCGGGCCTACCAGAACGTGCTCGCCGACGACCCGGGCAACACGGAGGCCAAACTCGGGCTCGCGCAGGCCGAGTTGCTCCACCGGGTGGGAGGTATGGACCCGCAGCAGGTGCGCAAGGACGCCGCCGACCGGCCCACCGACGTCGAGGCGCAGATCGCGGCGGCCGACCTGGATCTGGTGGGCGGTCACGTCGAGGACGCGTTCGGACGGCTCATCGACACCGTGCGGGGCACGTTCGGCGACGACCGGGACGCCGTAC
This window of the Streptomyces sp. NBC_01275 genome carries:
- a CDS encoding tetratricopeptide repeat protein; the protein is MQPRNMSMSGVVDLAAVKAAQEAKAKAEQTRAETARQGGAGAVSPADLVIDVDEAGFESEVLQRSAEVPVVIDFWAEWCQPCKQLSPVLERLAVEYNGRFLLAKIDVDANQMLMQQFGVQGIPAVFAVVAGQALPLFQGAAGEAQIRQTLDQLVQVAEQRFGLTGLTVDPDAEPGDRGAEAVEETPAGPYDGLLEAAVQALDAGDFGGAVRAYQNVLADDPGNTEAKLGLAQAELLHRVGGMDPQQVRKDAADRPTDVEAQIAAADLDLVGGHVEDAFGRLIDTVRGTFGDDRDAVRLRLLELFEVVGPEDPRVAAARRALARALF